The sequence below is a genomic window from Hydractinia symbiolongicarpus strain clone_291-10 chromosome 10, HSymV2.1, whole genome shotgun sequence.
CCGTTAGTGAGATTTATGAAGTTTCACCAGTCTAGTCGAACAATAGACCTGTTAAGTTTAATCACAATGAGCTAGACAAGTAAAATTGAACATTCTTAACTTAATTTAAAttagtgttttaaaaaaagagagaaaaattaTACTATTAACAACATATATAAGAATTGTAAATAaacaaagataattaaaaactaTAAATTTGTACGCAGGTAAAAATATTGCAACACTACACGCTGTTACAGTAAGAAGCAATCACATCTTTAATTTTCACTTTTAGCATATTGTTACAAACGCATACTTGAAAACCATTAAAGGATTTTGATTTATGCTTTGATTTAGCTTCCATCACTAGTACTTCTTGCTCGAAACTTCACAGCGTCATCCGAATCATACCCGCATCTAAACTCCGTATCTTCTTCCTCCTCATCATCGGATACTTGACGAGATAATGAAGGAGATCCAGGAGCTGATGGTGGTCGGGGAAATTTTAAATTCtatgaaaaacatttaaatgatTACATAAGATAACAgcttatttttaaacaatttttgtgatcaattatttttttatcctcCATTTAATTCAGCTATTAGGTTTCTTTGTTGCACATCAATTCGATATTTTCAACgtcaaaacaaatttaatatgGAATAATTTTGGTCCTAAATtgcattttattaaataaatgcTGAAATAAAAACTAACAAATACATGGCTAGacttagaaaaaacaacaatatctCTTAAAGTTTAGTGACTTTGGCATAAGAAAAAGGGAACCATTATGTGGTACAATGTTACGCTGTTAAAAACCAGATAATTTCCGTTGTttctatcattttttttatttctagacAAGAGCAAATCATCCACAAAGAAAGTTTGCTAAGTACattgctataaaaataaaaaagagaccACGTGTCATCTTTTTCGATCTAAGAACGAGTCAAAATATTATATTAACACGATTTACCAATTGTTCCTTCCTGAGACGAAGCCTTGGTGTTCGTACCGGATGCGTCTTTCGAATTGCCAATACACGAGCATGCTGGTAGTACTAAAAATGCGACAATGTTAGCAAAATATGCAGGGTTGCTAGAACAAAAAAATGAGACCATGTTAGCGAGATATGCAGGTTGCTAACACGGAAAAAAATGTTAGCAAAATACACGTTAATAGAACGAAGAAAAATGTTAGCAAAATACACGTTACTAGGACGAAGAAAAATGCGACCGTGTTAGCAAGATTTGCAGGGTTACTAGAACGAAGAAAAAAGTGACAATACGTTTGTGAAATACAGAGTGTTATTAGAACGAAGAAAAACGCGACCATGTTAGCAAGATTTGCAGGGTTACTAGAACGAAGAAAAAAGCGACAATACGTTTGTGAAATATACCATGTTAATAGAATGAAGAAAAAAGCGACAATACGTTTGTGAAATATACCATGTTAATAGAATGAAGAAAAATGCGATATGTTTGTGAAATACAGCATGTTAatagaatgaaaaaaaatgcgataaatgttTGTGAAATATACCATGTTAATAGAATGAAGAAAAATGCGATAATATGTTTGTGAAATATACCATGTtaataaaatgaagaaaaatgcgaCAATACGTTTGTGAAATATACCATGTTAATAGAATGAagaaaaatgcgataaatgttTGTGAAATATACCATGTTAATAGAATGAAGAAAAATGCGACAATACGTTTGTGAAATATACCATGTTAATAGAATGAagaaaaatgcgataaatgttTGTGAAATATACCATGTTAATAGAATGAAGAAAAATGCGATAATATGTTTGTGAAATATACCATGTTAATAGAATGAAGAAAAATGCGATAATACGTTTGTGAAATATACTATGTTAATAGAATGAAGAAAAATGCGACAATGCGTTTGTGAAATATACCATGTTAATAGAATGAagaaaaatgcgataaatgttTGTGAAATATACCATGTTAATAGAATGAagaaaaatgcgataaatgttTGTGAAATATACCATGTTAATAGAATGAagaaaaatgcgataaatgttTGTGAAATATACCATGTTAATAGAATGAagaaaaatgcgataaatgttTGTGAAATATACCATGTTAATAGAATGAAGAAAAATGCGATAATATGTTTGTGAAATATACCATGTTAATAGAATGAAGAAAAATGCGATATGTTTGTGAAATACAGCATGTTAATAGAATGAagaaaaatgcgataaatgttTGTGAAATATACCATGTTAATAGAATGAAGAAAAATGCGATAATACGTTTGTGAAATATACCATGTTAATAGAATGAAGAAAAATGCGATAATATGTTTGTGAAATATACCATGTTAATAGAATGAAGAAAAATGCGATAATACGTTTGTGAAATATACTATGTTAATAGAATGAAGAAAAATGCGACAATGCGTTTGTGAAATATACCATGTTAATAGAATGAagaaaaatgcgataaatgttTGTGAAATATACCATGTTAATAGAATGAagaaaaatgcgataaatgttTGTGAAATATACCATGTTAATAGAATGAagaaaaatgcgataaatgttTGTGAAATATACCATGTTAATAGAATGAagaaaaatgcgataaatgttTGTGAAATATACCATGTTAATAGAATGAAGAAAAATGCGATAATATGTTTGTGAAATATAACATGTTAATAGAATGAAGAAAAATGCGATATGTTTGTGAAATACAGCATGTTAATAGAATGAagaaaaatgcgataaatgttTGTGAAATATACCATGTTAATAGAATGAAGAAAAATGCGATAATACGTTTGTGAAATATACTATGTTAATAGAATGAAGAAAAATGCGACAATGCGTTTGTGAAATATACCATGTTAATAGAATGAagaaaaatgcgataaatgttGGTGAAATATACCATGTTAATAGAATGAAGAAAAATGCGACAATGCGTTTGTGAAATATACCATGTTAATAGAATGAagaaaaatgcgataaatgttTGTGAAATATACCATGTTAATAGAATGAagaaaaatgcgataaatgttTGTGAAATATACCATGTTAATAGAATGAagaaaaatgcgataaatgttTGTGAAATATACCATGTTAATAGAATGAagaaaaatgcgataaatgttTGTGAAATATACCATGTTAATAGAATGAagaaaaatgcgataaatgttTGTGATATATACTATGTTAATAGAATGAAGAAAAATGCGACAATGCGTTTGTGAAATATACCATGTTAATAGAATGAAGAAAAATGCGATAATATGTTTGTGAAATATACCATGTTAATAGAATGAAGAAAAATGCGATAATATGTTTGTGAAATATACCATGTTAATAGAATGAagaaaaatgcgataaatgttTGTGAAATATACCATGTTAatagaatgaaaaaaaatgcgataaatgttTGTGAAATATACCTTGTTAATAGAATGAAGAAAAATGCGATAATATGTTTGTGAAATATACCATGTTAATAGAATGAagaaaaatgcgataaatgttTGTGAAATATACCATGTTAATAGAATGAAGAAAAATGCGATAATATGTTGGTGAAATATACCATGTTAACAGAACGAGAAGATCTTTAATTAGTaagataagaataaaaaaataaaatagcccTTACTATTCCCAAACTTTTCCAGTCCAGAAGCTCACTTAATCGTTCCGTTCGGTTCCGTAAAATTATCCTCTGTCTGCGAGATAATTGACAAAAATCGTACATATGCTAAAACGAGAAGTActgaaataatttgtttttattcttgacGTCATAACCATACACAAAGGAAAACATACATCAGACATCTGCTGAATAGATTCCGCTCCTGATTTGAATCTTCTATCAATGACATATATGCCGTAGAATTCTGGATAATCTATGTGCTCTCCCATAAATCGTCCAAAGCCTGACAGGTTTGTGGAAATATTCGGTACACCCATCACGGTGCATTCCGCTAAAGTATTAGAAAATTTTTTAGCACATCTAAATTCAGCACAACGCTAATGAGTAAAGATATAAAACTTACCAGGTGTGTATCCCCAGGGTTCATAATAAGACGGGAAAACACCCAAATGACAACCACGTACAAATTCTTCGTAATCAATGGGAAATAAGGGGTTAGTTTTGGAAAGAAATTCTGGAAAGAATATGACCTAAATGAGAAACACACACgattaataaaaacattctaaatCAATAAgacttaaatgaaaaaaaaaaggcGGTTGATAGATGAAATTTATGTTATCACAAGCTTAATGGGAAAGCTTGTCATACCTTTACTCTGTCTGTCTTAAGGTTAAACAATTGAATGCGACGGATGTTACTTAGTATTGGATCAAGGTGGTCATCTATCATATTGTGTGTTACAATTGGTGCCATTCTATTGTTCTAAATAAatcatatattttaaatttagtatCGTGAAAAAATATggggatttaaaaaaatttactaaaattttTATAACCTGTGTGGCAAGTAGACATCTTTTTAACGAAGTTAAATCTCTGGGTTGTAGAAGTTCTGATGCATCTGGTAATCTTCCACTGAAATTGAATTATGTATGtccaaaaaatatgaaatacctCAAtgctaaaatttttgttttaggcAGGGGCACACATTTTGTGAACCACAAGCAATAAAGTTAATTTGTGAAATTTAGATGTGCGAAAATTAATCAAgtgattcttttgaaaaaaaataatttttaagaagttgagaaaaaacttcaatatatagcaaaaataaatttcgcgaatttaatGACACTTTTTCTCGACTTATACCGGGTTTTCAGGGGATTttacgtcagaaaatttaaactaAAGACTGCTGAAGTTGAAATTAACACATTTATTCTTTATAGTGCTAGATAAatcgtaaacaaaaaaattagtctaatttttttttttttaccctaAAATTGATTTGTGTAAATTTAGCAAATAGCGATCTTCTAACTAATTGtcacaaaattaacaaaaacgaGCGAAAGTCGTGCACTGTATATGGCTATTATGATGGGATTTTTATCTGGGTTTCATGTTGCTCTAACTGAAAACtggacaaacaaacaaacacacctCGTCAATTTTGCGCAAAAATAGTCAAATCAGTGGTCGTCAAAAGAAAACTGGGGCCAGGGgtttacaattttaaaataaattggttATGTTGTCtctaaattttaagttattgttcTTACAGTATGCTCACACCTTAATAAAAGTCATAATGCAAAATGTAATTTATCCACATCAACAAAAAGAAGATTTAGGTGGTAGTTTATGAGACTGATCTACCACAACCTTATCATGATTACTTACATGCAAAAGACATGGCATCATGAGAATTATTTTTCATGATAATGTTAAGCTGTAAGCTATTCCACCAAAACTAATGACAAATTACCTCATTGCAATGTCAAAAATCTTTTTGCCGATTTTGTCATGAATCTCACTGACGGTAGATCTACACAGGAGAATTTATAATAAGGATTAAATACCCAGATGAAAACTGTGGTAGACACTGATAGCTAAGAGTTTATTGGTTGTTGAGATATTGGTTGTTTAATTCAGTCCACATTGAAACAACACACATTGACTACAACAATATCAATTTAACCTTACTATAACAGTCAGATTTGAACTATAACACTTAGCGTTCGTGTTAATTATAATTGCAaagttaatttattattttctttcctGGGCATTACCTCAGCTGCTTAACATGAGCTTGACCTTGCAATGCTTCAACATTAAAACTATTCGTCTTAGCAGGAAATATCAAAAATGCAACTACTGTTACATCACTGtttgatgcctaaaaatagaTATAAAGATTTTGCCAACATAATAAATAACGCTCTTCTAAACACAGAGAAaattcaaatggttaaatataaACTATTTGTATACACGTTGCCTATTTTTACCTTTAATAAGTAATTCAATCTTGCTAAGGATTCCAGAAACATATCAGCTCCTTTATTTTGAAATTCGTatctaaatgttattttttttttatgcaaCCAAGCAAAACAGGAACGTTGAGATGAACTATCAAATTAAATATCTTACAGGATAAATAATCTTATTTTCTGGAATTCGAATCACAA
It includes:
- the LOC130612067 gene encoding glycogen [starch] synthase, muscle-like, which translates into the protein MPETGHADFGFVFEIAWEVVNKVGGIYTVIRTKAGVTVDELGDDYFLIGPYNHRQCQTEVEIIEPEYEVIRNTITSMREDGIKVVYGRWLIDGSPKVILFDIESARHHLASWRKDLWEACHIGIPDHDSECLNILIFGSIVAWFLGKFRHIVGSEPLILAQFHEWMAGVGLIFSRTRHHDISTIFTTHATLLGRFLCAGSIDFYNNMDSFDLDKEAGDRQIYHRYCLERCAATLSHVFTTVSQITADEAEHLLKRRPDIVTPNGLNVIKYTALHEFQNLHALSKGKIQEFIRGHFYGTLDFDLDKTLYFFTAGRYEFQNKGADMFLESLARLNYLLKASNSDVTVVAFLIFPAKTNSFNVEALQGQAHVKQLRSTVSEIHDKIGKKIFDIAMSGRLPDASELLQPRDLTSLKRCLLATQNNRMAPIVTHNMIDDHLDPILSNIRRIQLFNLKTDRVKVIFFPEFLSKTNPLFPIDYEEFVRGCHLGVFPSYYEPWGYTPAECTVMGVPNISTNLSGFGRFMGEHIDYPEFYGIYVIDRRFKSGAESIQQMSDHMYDFCQLSRRQRIILRNRTERLSELLDWKSLGIYYQHARVLAIRKTHPVRTPRLRLRKEQLNLKFPRPPSAPGSPSLSRQVSDDEEEEDTEFRCGYDSDDAVKFRARSTSDGS